CATCTTCTCCTTCACCGAAACTTCCTGTCCGATGGCAACCTGATAGGAGGGAATGTTGACCTTCTTGCCATTCACCAGCACATGCCCGTGACGAACGAATTGCCGCGCCTGAGCGTGAGTTGTTGCGAAACCGAGGCGGACAAGGACGTTGTCCAGGCGCCGCTCGAGTTGTGCCAGCAGGTTTTCGCCGGTGACGCCCTTCTGCCGGACGGCTTTTTCGAAGTACGACCGGAACTGGTTCTCCAGAACGCCGTACATACGCTTCACCTTCTGCTTCTCGCGGAGTTGGAGGCCATATCCGACGATCTTCGCTTTGCGGTCGTGCCCGTGCTGTCCGGGGGAGAAGTTGCGTTTCTCGATTCCGCAGGACGGCTTGAAACAACGCTCGCCTTTCAGGAACAACTTCATCCCTTCTCTGCGGCACAGCCTGCAAACGGGTCCTATGTATCTAGCCAAATCTGATCTC
This genomic interval from Terriglobia bacterium contains the following:
- the rpsD gene encoding 30S ribosomal protein S4 produces the protein MARYIGPVCRLCRREGMKLFLKGERCFKPSCGIEKRNFSPGQHGHDRKAKIVGYGLQLREKQKVKRMYGVLENQFRSYFEKAVRQKGVTGENLLAQLERRLDNVLVRLGFATTHAQARQFVRHGHVLVNGKKVNIPSYQVAIGQEVSVKEKMKKNVQVAGALELVGGRGTPHWLELNSEAVSGKILALPKREDINMPIQERMIVELYSK